From the genome of Chania multitudinisentens RB-25, one region includes:
- a CDS encoding LysE family transporter has product MNELLAVVIITLLAVISPGPDFAMVSRNSLLLSRRAGLLNACGIGAGVLIHVSYALIGLGMLILQSLWLFSFLKIIGAAWLIYLGINMLRQTYAPLPPPAQPALSTTASHLSALKTGFLTNLLNPKTTLFIVSLFMQIVSPQTSLAVQIGYGLFISLAHVAWFSIVALFFSSPGINAHFLRMRKGLDRLFGGILIAFGAVLAASSLK; this is encoded by the coding sequence ATGAACGAACTCTTAGCTGTAGTCATTATTACTTTACTCGCCGTCATTAGCCCTGGGCCTGATTTTGCTATGGTATCGCGCAACAGTCTGCTGCTTTCACGCCGTGCGGGGTTGCTGAATGCCTGTGGTATTGGCGCTGGCGTACTGATCCATGTCTCTTATGCTCTTATCGGCCTGGGGATGTTGATCCTACAATCTTTATGGTTATTCTCTTTTCTAAAAATCATAGGGGCTGCCTGGCTGATTTATCTGGGGATCAATATGCTGCGCCAGACTTACGCACCACTACCACCGCCAGCCCAACCCGCCCTTTCTACCACGGCCAGTCATTTGAGCGCGCTCAAAACGGGATTTTTAACAAACCTGCTGAATCCAAAAACCACCTTATTCATTGTCAGCCTGTTTATGCAGATAGTGAGCCCCCAGACTTCGCTCGCTGTGCAGATAGGTTATGGACTGTTTATTTCATTGGCCCACGTTGCCTGGTTCAGTATTGTGGCCCTGTTCTTTTCATCACCCGGCATCAACGCCCACTTCCTACGCATGCGTAAAGGCCTTGATCGGCTTTTTGGTGGGATACTCATCGCTTTTGGTGCCGTACTGGCGGCAAGCAGTCTCAAGTGA
- a CDS encoding LysR family transcriptional regulator: MKTDNICEQYSRKVGRQLSLSGLRCFEAAARRESFTLAAQGLSLTHGAVSRAVRALEDELGVALFERRHRRVFLTAAGRKLYQAAQQAFGILENTAQELYQQAQDAPIILSCEPTLLMRWLIPRLPAFQQALPNINLQLVAGGGPFSFRDGTTVAIRRNDFDWGNNMHSVSLFIEKVGPVCKPEMLEHFIVDNGVEKHLRDDALLLHASTRPHAWRDWANSQGISLISQPQQYFDHFYFSLQAAVAGVGIAIGPWQHVRDDINSGLLAAPFGFKQDGSGYCLLTEHQVVPGSPLAKVIAWLQANSDS, encoded by the coding sequence ATGAAAACTGACAATATCTGTGAGCAATACTCACGCAAAGTCGGCCGACAACTCTCACTAAGTGGGCTACGCTGTTTTGAAGCTGCCGCACGCAGGGAAAGTTTCACCTTGGCAGCACAAGGCCTGAGTCTGACGCACGGCGCCGTGAGCCGGGCGGTACGCGCGCTAGAAGACGAATTGGGTGTCGCATTGTTTGAACGCCGCCATCGGCGCGTATTCCTGACGGCGGCTGGCCGTAAGCTGTATCAGGCCGCGCAGCAGGCATTCGGTATTCTGGAGAATACCGCTCAGGAGTTGTACCAACAGGCACAGGATGCCCCTATCATTCTTTCCTGTGAACCAACTTTGTTAATGCGTTGGTTAATCCCTCGTTTACCTGCCTTTCAACAAGCACTGCCGAATATTAATCTGCAGTTGGTGGCGGGTGGCGGGCCTTTTTCTTTTCGCGATGGCACCACGGTGGCGATACGCCGTAATGATTTTGATTGGGGCAACAATATGCACAGTGTGTCTTTGTTTATTGAGAAGGTTGGCCCCGTGTGCAAGCCTGAGATGCTCGAGCATTTTATCGTCGACAATGGCGTGGAAAAACATTTACGTGATGATGCCCTGTTGTTGCATGCTTCTACCCGGCCACATGCCTGGCGTGATTGGGCAAACTCGCAGGGAATTTCACTGATCAGCCAGCCGCAGCAGTATTTCGATCACTTCTATTTCAGCTTGCAGGCGGCAGTGGCCGGTGTTGGCATTGCTATTGGCCCTTGGCAACATGTGCGTGATGATATCAATTCCGGGTTACTCGCTGCTCCATTTGGTTTTAAGCAGGATGGCAGTGGTTATTGCTTATTGACGGAACACCAGGTAGTACCCGGTAGCCCACTAGCCAAAGTGATCGCTTGGCTGCAAGCCAATTCAGATTCTTGA
- a CDS encoding helix-turn-helix domain-containing protein, with protein MSNIEPSGKNEPPKVLQYLSINVRGYRQQAGLSQTALAEQAGISRRMLAGIEAGDRNVSLVILDKLAAVLNVSFTDLIQAPDVSGYLLVNPLAWQGTTTASQALLVASVPARQRVELWEWRLTPGEQYDSQPDAEGWHEILYIIDGTLTLLLEQHSVTLHAGETHVFASNQRYAYANRTHRPLRFIRNVAF; from the coding sequence ATGAGCAATATAGAGCCCAGCGGTAAAAATGAGCCCCCAAAGGTATTGCAATATTTGAGTATCAACGTGCGTGGTTATCGCCAGCAGGCAGGCTTAAGCCAAACAGCGCTGGCAGAGCAAGCCGGTATCAGCCGGCGTATGCTGGCCGGGATCGAAGCCGGTGATCGCAACGTCAGCCTGGTAATCTTGGATAAACTTGCCGCGGTACTGAATGTCTCGTTTACTGACCTGATTCAAGCACCGGATGTCAGTGGTTATCTTCTGGTAAACCCGTTGGCCTGGCAAGGCACAACAACGGCAAGCCAGGCTTTGTTGGTTGCCAGTGTGCCCGCACGCCAACGGGTGGAACTGTGGGAATGGCGGTTAACACCAGGTGAACAATATGATTCGCAGCCAGACGCCGAAGGTTGGCACGAAATCCTTTACATTATCGATGGCACCTTAACATTGCTGCTGGAGCAACACAGCGTCACATTGCATGCCGGGGAGACGCACGTTTTTGCCAGTAACCAGCGCTATGCCTACGCCAACCGCACCCATCGGCCACTGCGCTTTATCCGCAATGTGGCATTTTAA